A window of Ruminococcus champanellensis 18P13 = JCM 17042 contains these coding sequences:
- a CDS encoding XRE family transcriptional regulator, translating into MQSEISEIANRIRELREVCDYSTAQLAKELGISEETYIGYETEGNFPISTIYEISKMFKVDFTELVTGSPARLDTYHVVRRGHGMSFSRYEGYRYKDLAFRYTDKIMQPLLVTLNPTDAPASLVTHAGQEFNLVLKGSVAVVFEDKEIILNEGDSIYFNPTYPHGQRCVGDSKARFLTVIAE; encoded by the coding sequence ATGCAAAGCGAAATCAGTGAAATCGCAAACCGCATCCGGGAGCTACGGGAGGTGTGCGACTATTCCACCGCACAGCTGGCAAAGGAGCTGGGCATTTCTGAAGAAACCTACATCGGCTACGAAACAGAAGGCAATTTCCCCATCAGCACCATTTACGAAATTTCCAAAATGTTTAAGGTCGATTTTACAGAGCTGGTCACAGGTTCTCCTGCAAGACTGGATACATATCACGTCGTCCGCCGGGGGCATGGCATGAGCTTCAGCCGGTACGAAGGCTACCGCTACAAGGATCTGGCGTTCCGTTATACCGACAAGATCATGCAGCCCCTGCTGGTTACACTGAATCCGACCGATGCGCCTGCTTCCCTGGTAACCCATGCGGGTCAAGAGTTCAATCTGGTGCTCAAGGGCAGTGTTGCCGTTGTGTTTGAAGACAAGGAGATCATCCTGAACGAGGGCGACTCCATCTACTTTAACCCCACCTACCCCCACGGTCAGCGTTGCGTGGGCGACTCCAAGGCAAGATTTTTGACCGTGATCGCTGAATAA
- a CDS encoding DnaD domain protein: MDFQLHCGAWNQMFPVPNAVADHFLKLASPDALRVLLYLLRHGNETLTDEAIGEALSISREQVEDAFLFWEQANILERSGTAQPQEPVRQNAPAPAAPTPQPATEVPKPFAQRSSAGFLPTPSELAARIQESREIKSLFDMAEQQFHRMLTPTEQRSLLWMRDYLGLGPDVILMLIGYCISIEKPHVRYIETVAVSWQERDILTFQRAQQEVQALTAQRTFTADIIRAFEMQRRPTTKQQAFIDQWQSKGYKLEMITYAYELCVESIDKLNFSYIDKILATWENEGLTSREAVDAARAKRSSSPDTDTHSYSLEDYKQLMNNF, encoded by the coding sequence ATGGATTTTCAGCTTCACTGCGGCGCATGGAACCAGATGTTCCCGGTTCCCAATGCGGTTGCAGATCACTTTTTAAAGCTTGCATCTCCGGACGCCCTCCGGGTACTGCTGTACCTGCTGCGGCACGGCAACGAAACCCTGACCGATGAAGCCATCGGGGAGGCACTCTCCATCTCCAGGGAACAGGTGGAGGATGCTTTTTTGTTCTGGGAGCAAGCCAATATTCTGGAGCGATCCGGCACGGCACAGCCCCAGGAGCCAGTCCGGCAAAATGCTCCGGCACCGGCAGCCCCCACACCCCAGCCTGCTACGGAGGTGCCCAAGCCCTTTGCCCAGCGCTCCAGCGCCGGCTTCCTGCCCACCCCCTCAGAGCTTGCTGCCCGGATCCAGGAATCCAGGGAGATCAAGAGCCTGTTCGACATGGCGGAGCAGCAGTTTCACCGGATGCTGACTCCCACGGAGCAGCGCTCCCTGCTGTGGATGCGAGACTATCTGGGACTTGGGCCGGATGTGATCCTGATGCTGATCGGGTACTGCATTTCCATCGAGAAGCCCCATGTACGCTACATTGAAACCGTTGCAGTCAGCTGGCAGGAGCGGGATATTCTCACCTTCCAGCGTGCCCAGCAGGAGGTACAGGCACTGACGGCGCAGCGCACCTTTACTGCGGATATCATACGGGCGTTTGAAATGCAGCGCCGCCCCACCACCAAGCAGCAGGCATTCATCGACCAGTGGCAGAGTAAGGGCTACAAGCTGGAGATGATCACCTACGCCTACGAGCTCTGCGTGGAATCCATTGACAAGCTGAATTTCTCCTACATCGACAAAATTCTTGCCACCTGGGAGAACGAGGGGCTGACCAGCCGGGAGGCGGTGGATGCCGCCCGTGCAAAGCGGAGCAGCAGCCCGGACACCGATACGCACTCCTATTCCCTGGAGGATTACAAACAGTTGATGAATAACTTTTGA